The Fusobacterium sp. DD2 nucleotide sequence CTATTCCAGTTGCTCTTGCAAACATATCATTTGTTCCAACTGCTTTCATTGCATAACCTGTTTTAGTTCTGAAGAAAGCCCAGATAAAAAATGCAAGAACTATAAAGAATATAATCTCTCCTAATGGAAGAAGTTCTGTATGAATATGAAGTGCTTTTTCAAAAGCTTTATGCCAGTAGTTTTCAACACTTATTGTAGTACGAAGTCCTTCTCCTCCATAAGCCCAGATCATATCAGGGCTCTTAAATGGTAATAAAAGCCACATTATACACATTAAGGCAACTGATGAGAATCCAATATATGTAGCAATCATCATCTCTCCACCTTTTACCTTATTCAGGATATTTCCATATATCCATCCAAAAATAAAAGCAAATGGAAGAGAAAATATTATTGCTGCAAATACACCAAGTATTCCATGCAGTCCCATTTCAATACTTATTACTGCTCCTAGAAGTCCTGCTTCAACTCCTAAAGGCATACCAAAGTTCAATCCTGTCCCAGACTGTATCATAGGCACAAGAGACAATACCAACACTGCGTTCATCCCAAATCTAACTATAGTATCTCCTATTGCTGATTTTAAATCTATTCCAATAAAAGGAGACACAACATACATAGACAAAAGGAAAAGAGCAATGATTATTCTAGGCCATCCAGCCTCTTTAAATATCTTACTTAGACTTTTCATTTTTTGCCCCTCCTTTTCTGTTCTTAACACCCATCATCATCTTACCAAATTCAAGAACATCTGCTGTAGGTGGTAAAATTCCTTCTACTTTTCCTTCAGTTATTATTGCTATTCTGTCACAGACACTTCTTAATTCTTCAATTTCAGATGAAGTGATAATTACAGTAGTACCCTCTTCTCTGTTATATTGCTTCAAAGTATCAAGTACAAGTTTCTTAGCTCCTACGTCAATCCCTCTTGTAGGCTCTGATACAAATAACACCTC carries:
- a CDS encoding ABC transporter permease, with translation MFKEAGWPRIIIALFLLSMYVVSPFIGIDLKSAIGDTIVRFGMNAVLVLSLVPMIQSGTGLNFGMPLGVEAGLLGAVISIEMGLHGILGVFAAIIFSLPFAFIFGWIYGNILNKVKGGEMMIATYIGFSSVALMCIMWLLLPFKSPDMIWAYGGEGLRTTISVENYWHKAFEKALHIHTELLPLGEIIFFIVLAFFIWAFFRTKTGYAMKAVGTNDMFARATGIDIDKIRVKSVVMSTVLSAVGIVIYQQSFGFVQLYLAPFYMAFPAIAAILIGGASVNKATITNVVIGTFLFQGILTMTPSVVNGLIKTDMSETIRIIVSNGMILYALTRKGGAGSGK